In the Nicotiana tabacum cultivar K326 chromosome 16, ASM71507v2, whole genome shotgun sequence genome, one interval contains:
- the LOC107820176 gene encoding microtubule-associated protein 70-2: MYRSELTEVSGEGRSPEVCSGNHNGNVRPTTSETVSPVTVSASFKEGKTYRRRTSMRPSLDADEFLNLLHGSDPVKLELNRLENEVRDKDRELCEAQAEIKALRFSERLREKAVEELTAELSRVDEKLKLTESLLESKNLEIKKINEEKKAFMAAQFAAEATLRRVHAAQKDDDMPPIEAILAPLEAELKLARQEIAKLQDDNKALDRLTKSKEAALLDAERTVQSALAKASMVDDLQNKNQELMKQIEICQEENKILDRMHRQKVAEVEKLTQTVRELEEAVLAGGAAANAVRDYQRKVQEMNEERKTLDRELARAKVTANRVATVVANEWKDANDKVMPVKQWLEERKFLQGEMQQLRDKLAITERAAKSEAQLKEKYHLRLKVLEDTLRSTSTGARTTPDGRSSSNGPSRRQSLGGAENISKLTSNGFLPKRSPSFQLRSSGASTVLKHAKGTSKSFDGGSRSLDRTKNLLNGTGPTFNSSKSCDRTKDNETANISWKANQDEKHNDSQVTETEDTVPGVLYDLLQKEVIALRKAGHEKDQSLNDKDDAIEMLAKKVETLTKAMEVEAKKMRREVAAMEKEVSAMRVEKQQENRAKRFANSKGPVNSSQPLPGRSVARNGLMRGTQ; the protein is encoded by the exons ATGTACAGATCGGAGCTGACGGAGGTTTCCGGCGAAGGAAGGTCGCCGGAGGTGTGTTCCGGCAATCACAACGGCAATGTGCGACCGACGACGAGTGAAACAGTTTCGCCGGTGACAGTATCAGCTTCGTTCAAGGAAGGGAAGACTTATCGAAGAAGAACGTCGATGAGGCCAAGCCTCGACGCAGACGAGTTCTTAAACCTTCTCCACGGGTCGGATCCGGTGAAGTTGGAGCTTAATCGACTGGAGAATGAAGTAAGAG ATAAGGACCGGGAATTATGTGAGGCTCAGGCGGAGATCAAGGCGTTGAGGTTCTCAGAGCGCTTACGAGAAAAGGCTGTTGAAGAG CTTACGGCCGAGTTGTCAAGGGTTGACGAGAAGCTCAAGCTGACAGAATCTCTTCTGGAAAGCAAG AATcttgaaattaagaaaattaatgaAGAGAAAAAGGCATTCATGGCAGCTCAGTTTGCAGCAGAAGCCACCCTTCGAAGGGTTCATGCTGCTCAAAAAGACGATGATATGCCTCCAATTGAAGCCATTCTTGCACCCTTGGAGGCTGAACTCAAGCTTGCTCGTCAGGAG ATTGCAAAGCTACAAGATGATAATAAAGCACTGGACCGTCTTACTAAGTCAAAAGAGGCAGCTCTACTTGATGCTGAGAGAACTGTGCAGTCAGCATTAGCAAAGGCTTCTATGGTGGATGACCTTCAGAACAAGAACCAGGAATTGATGAAACAGATAGAAATATGCCAG gaagaaaataaaatactggACAGAATGCATAGACAAAAGGTTGCAGAGGTTGAAAAGCTTACCCAAACTGTACGTGAGCTTGAAGAGGCTGTTCTTGCTGGCGGTGCTGCTGCTAATGCTGTCCGGGATTACCAACGAAAAGTTCAAGAGATGAAT GAAGAAAGAAAAACTCTTGACCGGGAGCTAGCACGTGCCAAGGTAACCGCTAATAGGGTTGCAACCGTGGTTGCTAATGAGTGGAAAGATGCCAATGATAAAGTAATGCCTGTTAAACAGTGGCTTGAAGAAAGGAAGTTTCTACAG GGTGAGATGCAACAGTTACGCGACAAGCTTGCAATCACTGAACGAGCTGCAAAGTCTGAAGCGCAGTTGAAA GAGAAATATCATCTGAGGCTCAAGGTCCTTGAAGATACATTGAGATCAACTAGCACAGGCGCTCGCACTACACCAGATGGTAGAAGTTCAAGCAACGGCCCTTCCCGTCGGCAATCACTGGGTGGAGCTGAAAACATCTCCAAATTGACCTCCAATGGATTTTTACCCAAGAGATCACCATCATTTCAGCTGAGATCTTCTGGGGCCAGTACAGTGTTGAAGCATGCAAAAGGGACATCTAAGTCGTTTGATGGTGGTTCAAGATCGTTGGACAGGACTAAAAACCTTCTGAATGGAACAGGTCCAACTTTCAATAGCAGCAAGTCCTGTGACAGGACTAAGGATAATGAGACTGCGAACATTTCATGGAAAGCGAATCAAGATGAAAAACACAATGACTCGCAAGTTACAGAAACAGAAGATACTGTCCCTGGAGTATTATATGATTTGCTGCAAAAAGAAGTAATTGCTTTGAGGAAAGCTGGTCATGAGAAGGATCAAAGTCTTAATGATAAGGACGACGCTATTGAG ATGTTAGCAAAGAAAGTAGAGACTTTAACAAAAGCCATGGAAGTTGAGGCCAAAAAGATGAGAAGGGAAGTCGCTGCGATGGAGAAGGAAGTTTCTGCCATGCGTGTTGAGAAGCAACAAGAAAATAGAGCCAAAAGATTTGCCAATTCCAAGGGTCCAGTGAACAGTTCTCAGCCACTTCCAGGAAG